In Oryza sativa Japonica Group chromosome 1, ASM3414082v1, the genomic stretch ATTGCCTTCTCCTCATTCAGGGGCCGAATGTGAATGTCAGTTGCACGGCCATAAAGCCGCCTCTGCATGTTTGTAGTGAAACGATGGTTTACCTGAACATAATGTGCCATACACCTTGTCAGTAcagtagtaaaaaaaattttCTGCTCAAACTAAAACAAAGGCATGCATGAGTTAGGATAAGAAGAATTCATCCATTTTACTGTGCTCAGGTCGCCAATAATCTCAGCCTAAAATTCTTTGATGTTCTACAGAAGGATTGAGCAGCAGCATTATCTATTCATGGTTTCAGATTAATCTTATTTGAAAGATACCCATCATCAGTATATGCAGATGTATTCATAGTTTCAGATCAATCTTATTTGGAAGATACCCATCATCAGTATATGCATATGTATTCATAGTTTCTGATCAATCTTATTTGAAATATACCCATCATCAGTATATGCAGAATCCATTTTAAAGGTTAGATTTGTGAAGTAATGTGAATTATTGGTGGTGCTCTGAACAGATAAGGATCATGGCTATTGTTTCCTCAGTGTTGCAGAAGCCATGTATTACTGAATAACAGACGTAAGGAATCATTATAATCTGGCTCAAAGCTTGAAGCTAAACTGTCCTTGCTTATTATGAACATCAAAATCATGAATTACTAGCATGTGATTCTGACATCAAAGAATTGACCTCAGGTAAATGCTGCAGATTATTCCACTTGATATGAACACCAAAATCCATAATAACTAACATGTGTTTCTGACATTTATCCACATCAAATAATTGACCTCAGATAAATGTTGCAGAAACAATCGAGATGAATGTACATTTGTAGGAGATCAAAGCGGAATTATGAGTTATGCAGATCCTTGTAGGactcaataaaaaaaaatccagaactCGCTACAAAAACAGAGAGATCCATTACAAAGCACTGTTGTATCATGGCCTGAAAGCTCCATGACAGAATACTGCAACCAAACCAGAACTGTGCATAAACGCAACCGTCCAATGTAAAGATATACCAATGAAACAACCCATTAATTTACCAAAAAgcatcagaagttcagaactagCTCGTCGTACTTTCGTATTTGCATTTCATCATACACATCCCCACACGTCGCTAGTTCCCAACAAAATAAACCCAAGAGTCTCGGAGGAACATCCTCAaatctccaaagtccaaaccgcccttacggaaaaaaaaaaccgctCAAGCAGTTCAATCCACCCAGGCGACGCGGCAATCTATGAATCCAAGCATCAACAGGGCGGAGccgcggagagagagagatgatcaGGGATGAAGACGAGACGTCACCTGGGCGAGGCCGATGATGAAGCCGCGGAACTTGGGGTGGATCCCGGCGTTGTGCTTGAGGCGGGCCGCGATGGGCTTGCTCAGCGTCCGGAACGCGAGCGACCCGAGCTTCACCAATGGCAGCACCATCACTTCTCGCCGCAgcgccacccctccctctccctctctctctctctgcttgcTTCTTCTCCGTGCGCGCTCGCGCTGCGGCGAGGGAGTAGACGTGGCGGTGGGGTTCGTATGATCGGTGGGAGGCGCTCGCGCTGCGGGttgcgacgacgaggaggagacgCGGCGCGGGTTGGCGAGTTTGTTGCGCTCCGCTCGCCTAGTTGGCTCTTTCttggagaggaaggagagagggaagCGAGCAGGAGGAGGGGGGGTCGTTCAGTTTCAGGCTTATTGGCCAAGTTGGTGGTCGCGTCTGGTCCTTTTTGTGATAATCTCGCCCTAAATCAGAAAGAGAGAAGATCAAAGATCAAACAACTTCGTAGAAAGTGAGAGGAATCCTGAACTCTACTCgttggtttattttaggacggaggaagtattttctgtatttttttttgtgtcttTGTTTGATTTTGTTATCTCAAATTTTGTCAGCGTGGAAACTTCATGTTATCCCATATAACCAGGAAACAGCAGAACAAAGGGCAACATGTAGACCGGAGGGCAAGCAGATGTCCTATACAAAGTTACTGCTGAAATTGTCCAATGATAAGTTGTCAATTCCTGAATCTGGTAAAATATATTGCTAATAATTTACTGTAGAAAGTAAAGCATATAAAAAACCAGACGACTCAGTTTACAACAAGAAGCATGAGTACATGACAATTGACAAATCAGGTTTTGTTTCAGTGAAGTAGCCTGGTACGAGTTACTTGCAGATCAAGTCCATTCCCAGTTAGCCGCcaaaaagaaatggaaaaatagCTAGTCATATATAATCTCAAGTGACATAATATGCCAACCACTATGGAATCTCAAACGAAACCACAAAAAATTCAGTTTGAAAACTTAAGCATCGATACAATTGACTCGAGAAAACATAGACTAATGATGCAGCTGCTAAGATAGAAATCTCGAAATCATGTATTGCCTGTCTAGCTTTTCTGCAAAATTTCCATGCCAAATCAACTAAGGTTTTCATTCCTCTATGTGTGATGCATGGtgaacacacatgcgccatgtGCCATCAACCTTCTCGAAGACGTTTGTGGCGACTTGCTTCCCCCATGTTCTTCCTTTGGTCTTAACCACTTCCAAGCATGTGACGTAACCAAGGTCACCATGCACATGAACCTCTACATTTTTCAGATCAATGTTTAGTGGGAACTCATAATCTGCGCCACATACCATCTCCCAGCTTTGCATGACCACGTCATAACCTGATATCCGACCCGCAGCAGGATGGATAACATATACATGGTCACCCTTAGCCCATAAAGAGTACATCGCTGCAAGATCGCCATTCTTGAAAGCATTGTAAAACCGTGTGTTTGCTGCAAGGAGGGAAGCTTTGGTATCTTCATGGAGGATGCGCAGATCATCCCTTATCTTTGCAGCCCGGGAATAATCTTCTTCCTGGATGGCTGTCTGTAAATTACGCTGCAGGGTTTCCTCGTCAATTGACAAATCTTCAGTCGTTGGGTAACCATCAGCATCTCCACTTTTAACATGAGCAATTTTGCATCGGCCCAAATTGGATGATGCAACTTGAAGCCCTGCACTGAAGATAACATATTAGACATTCTGAAGAAAACACAGGTTTCCTTTTTATagtgaaaactgaaaaaaatcTATGATGCAAATATTATCAATGATCTTTCTTCTAGCCTCGAATTTCAGCAAGTAGCTTCAATACCTGGAGGTTGCAACTTGGGATTTAGAACAACTAACTGAATATGCACTAACAACTGATATTTGATTTGCAAGCTACAAAATTCACTTCTATAGGCCTCACCAAATATCATACGGTCCTTAGCATCTACCTAAGCGCGTATTTGACCAAGCACGTATTACCTGCATAGTTCAATTTTCCTCATCTAAACGTACGACCTCTCCCATCCAGCCAACAAATTACTCCCAAAACTGATGAAATTTGAAAGGGGCATTTGAGAACAGCAATAATCCCCAACAAAATCGAACTTGTGGGGTTACCACTACTGAATCCGCGCGCGTACATCAGGCGTGAGTTCAAGCAATCAACCCCCAAAAATCTGAGATTCAGAGACAAGGAAGGGGGTCTCACATGTTTCTCGGCGCAccgctccgcctccggccgATGCAGATCCGCGTAGTGGCGGGGTTGGCGTAATCGGTGAAGAACCCCGCCTCGCAGAGCCGCGCGGTCGCGGACGGCCGCAACCAGCCGCTCGCAGCCGGCGCCGCAGACATCGCAGGCTTCCGTCAAATACCTTTTCCTCGGCTGCTTATCCTTGATACACTTTTGAGTTTGACTCCCCTCTTCTGGTCTACTAGCACTCTACTACTCCAGTAATTTAATTTTGTGGTTGTTTGGATCTCTAACACTACGGGTTTAAAATTGCCGAACGAAATTTCCGAAGTTGGTCCTATCGGACCGCCCCAGCCGATACCATATTATTTCGGccgcattttttttattttttcgtgaatttggttttttttttaaatttgatcaaattgtATTAAAAAATTCATACAATTTTAATATTTCGGCCACCGCAGATACAAATAGCCCAACCGAAAGATTAAACCCTTATGTCCCCCAATGTACTTTTACCCAAAGAAGGTTTACTGGACCGTAAGGCTATGTTATTTTCTTAAACTATAAAAAATGCACAtgcgttgtaacgggtgaagactattttaatcttattattgatataattTAGTTAATGTGAAATTCACCGTGTTAAATTTGTTTGGATATATACTTTGTTAGAAAATCACGAGCTGTAATTAGGAGTCCAATTATCTCAAGTTAATatacgagtttttttaaaaaaagatttctCATACGATGATTCAAAATGAAACATCAGTAATAAAAGTtgaaccaaaataaaatttactcaaACTGATTTTGAGCAACTTAAAAGTTTAGGCTAGAAgtaaaatatgatgaaaaaaaacatttaaatCAACTTGAAGTTtaggttttaaaatttaaattttaactgcgACTTATACATGCACGATATGTTAGTAAAGAAAAACAACTTAAGTAACTACTTTTTGACTTCTGACTTGATCACTCAGAGCTAATCTACTAGTAACATTTTTTTATCAGCACTTGCATGTTAAGCATTATGGATTTCGGCAGCACCTTCTCCTTGTAAATGCATGCGAAATGCGATTTCACAATGAAGACAAAACCCAACAACTTGAAGGAGGCAAGAATATAGGATTCTTCATAATTTCGTAGTATCCTAAAGTTGTCATGTTTGACTACGGAACCAAAAGCTAATTAATCACTCGGGCCAAACACTGAGCAGCTGAGCAATGGACGCCAGCCGCAActccgacctcgccgccgacgagctcctccgggCCCAAGCTGAGCTGTGGAACCATATCTTCGCGTACACCAAGTCCATGTCCCTCCGCTGCGCCGTCGAGCTCGGCATCCCTGACGCCGTCCaccgccgtggcggcgccgtTACGGTTCCCGAGCTCGTCGCGGAGCTCGCGCTGCCGCGCTCCAGGGAGCCCTTCCTGCGCCGCCTCATGCGGCTGCTCGCGCACGGTGGCATCTTCGACGCGGCCGCGGGTGCGGAGGACGCCTACGGGCTCACCGCGGTCTCGCGTCTCCTCGTCTCCGCGCCCGGGGGCGCGGGGCAGGGGCTCTCGCCGTTCGCGCGCGCCATGCTGCACCCCATCATCGTGTCGCCGTCCATCTCTCTGGCCTCGTggttccgcgccgccgccgccgacgacgacgacgaaggagCGGACGCGCCGCGCGTGCCGTtcgccgccgtccacggcgGGCGCGAACTCTGGGCGGTGGCGAAGGACGACCCGGGGTTCGGCGCGGCGTTCAACGACGCCATGGCGTGCGACGGCCGCTTCGTGATGGACGTGCTCCTGCACggccaccaccacggcggcgcgcAGCTGTTCCGGGGGATCACTTCGCTGGTGGACGTCGGCGGCGggtccggcggcgccgccagggccagcgccgccgcgttccCTCACGTCAGGTGCACCGTCCTCGAACTACCGCAAGTCGTCGCGACCGTCCCACCAGGCGACGGAGGCGTCGAGTTCGTCGCCGGGGACATGTTCGACCACGTCCCCAAGgccgacgccgtcctcctcaAGGTCACACCATCACAGGCGCCTTCTCCTATAATCCTCGCAATTGCTTGCCTATATTCCAATAAACCAAAAACGATTTATCAGAAAatagaaattaattaatatgtaaAACTTCTTATATATTTGTTCCTATCAACTTAAAAGCCAACTATAAAAAATACgttaaaatatcttaaaatcaaattaaaaatttaattttagcttTTACTTTGATTTATTAGGCCAACTGATGAGACTCTAAGCATGACATCTATTTTTGCAGTGGATCCTGCATGGGTGGGGGGACGAGGAGTGCGTGCGGATACTGCGGCGGTGCAGGGAGGCGGTGCCGGCGAGGGAGGACGGCAGGAGGGTGATCGTGATGGACCTGGTGGTGGGATCGTCGTCGAGCTTGGGAGATGGCGCGAGGGACACGGAGACGCAGCTGCTGTGGGACGTGATGATGATGGGGGTGGTGGGGAGCCCCGAGCGCGACGAGCGGGAGTTTTGCAAGATATTCCATGACGCGGGCTTCAGCGGCTACAAGATCCTGCACGTCCTGGGCATCCGGTCCGTCATCGAGGTTTACCCATGATTCCCTCTCTATTATGGATCTTTGTACCGGGTACATCACAACGGTGAGATAGGTAAACGAAAAATCCATATGGAATGCATCTGATGTAAAAACACAAAAAAGTGCATAATAAACATACAAAACATAGTGATTTGTATACCGATACAGAATCTAATGTTGATGAGCAAACCATACATAGCACTTCTGAAATAGGCTCATAACTAGGTCTAGATCAGTAGCTAAACCATGATTCCCTCTCTATTATGGATCATGTGCCGGGTATCATCACAATGGAGGAAAAGGTAAACGAAATCCATATGGAAACCATCTGATGTTAGAACACAAAAGAAGTGCATAATCGCTTATATACAAACCTGCCGAGATTTGCGGCTCCTGGAGATTTTTGAGCTGGCGTGGCCACCTGCGCGTGCTGACGCGTCAGCGAGGCGCTGGATGGCGGGTGGTTTTCGTGAGCTCTCGCACGTCCGTGTCGTCGTTGGTGATTTTGCAAAAACACCCTTCATTTACTTGATAATTTGTTATAGATCCCTGGTCCTTAGTTCTAACGTTGTGCGCTCTTACTTAGAGGACCTCTTAAGAAAACAATATTCTATATGAAGAAGCGAAAAAACGGAAAATTGAACCGCGCTCTGAAAACTAGAAGTTTAGGGGTTGTTTTTGCAACCCTCACCCctttccccaaaccctagccgccaccattcctctgcctcctctcctctcgctcCGCTCTCTCTCCTGCCCaagcgacggccgccgccgcgtgccgtcCCCTCATCCTCTTCTTCCCGCAGTTGGCGACCTCCCCCGCGCACTCCCTACTGCGAGCTGTTgctgtcgccgcgccgtcgtcctgccATCGCCATCCTCTCGCTCCCGCACCGCATCCGCCAACGAGGAGGCCGGGACTGTCGGATCCGGTGActccggcctcctcgccggcagATCCGGCCGCCCTGAAGCGAGGGGAAGCCAGGAGCCGCCTTCTACTCTTCTACCTCTATGCCCGGCActgcccctctctccctctccctctccctctccatcctGTTCATTTCCGGATCAACGGATGCCTGCGATTAGGCGGCCACGGACGTGCGTGTGGGACGTCGAGGAGACGGGGAATCACTGGATCCAGGAGGTCGGTGAACCGATTTGGAGAGGGAGCTGCATGATCTGTGGCATTGGTGTCCCGTTTCGGACAGCGGCGGTCTCCAGTACGGCGGGTGCTGCTGGATCTGCCGCATGGAGGGCTCCTCGTCAGCTCCATCCTACCTCTTCTTCTGCCTTTTTGGAAGGAGGTGAGGAGAGGAAAGTTTCCTCTGGAATTTCATACTGCATGTTATATCTTTGCCAAGTTGGTGGTCTTAGTGTGATACTGTGATTAATTTGGACCGATGAAGATATGTGTATTGAATTTTTCTTTGCAAGTTTAAATCAGTGTAACACTATGAATGTGAGCGTGTGAATGCAGCTTGTAGTGAAGCTTTGTTGAGCTTACGCAAAGCAGAGAAGGGCATCGGCGCGGGGTTCCTAGAGGATGCTGCCACCTCCATCCCCTTGCGTCACGGCCGTGCTGCCCTACTGGTCCTCTGGCACAGCATCTAAGGTCATCTGCCACCACAACCAGGTTGCATCTCCACCGAATGTGACCCCACTTTGATGGCGGCGAGCTTTGCTTTGGTAGTGTTGCTGTCAATTTGGCTGTGCATTTCTTTAAGGGGTTCATCTACGATCCATTGTAGCATGCAGATGACTTTAAATTACAAATGAGTTAATGCATAAGATTCTTTGTTTCCAAGTATAAGAAATTGATATATCTTTTGTTGAAGTATGAGTATGCTGATTTGTTCCAGCAAAATATAGCAATGTACAATATTTTTTGTGGATAATAATTTGATAATGCTCCATCCAAATGTAGTCATGCATCTTCATCAAAATAGATTGTGGCTTTGCATTTTTAGTTTGTTCATTACTAATTATGCCCCTTGAAGGTAGTGACttctataaaattaatttataacgAGCATGTTTGTAACTTGACATTAGATGACCTTTTACATGCAGAATCTGAGACTAAACGTATACACTAATCACACTAATCACTACTACTGCTGCTATATATTACTGTTGTACCAAAAATATACAAGTGCATTTGATAAAGGTTATACAGGTCTGGATCAGAACTGTATATTACTGTTGcaccaaaaataaattaatgaacTGTAATTTTCTCTGTATTATTTTTGGATGTGATTACTAAAGCTCGCTATGTGTCTGCTCTTTTTGCACTATAGATGTTATGTGGGGCATTCAGTATCAGCGCCGGAACCGACGCCAACAGCCAGAGCAGGCGCCGTGATGTTGGATCAAGTTGTTAGGATTAGTTTCAGTGATTAAGTTTGTTAGGAAGATTAAGTTGTTAGTTCCTGGTTAGTAGCTGTTTGGTTTTCCATTGTAAGCCTATATAGGCCATTCGGTTTAAGTGATTAATCAAGAAAGAAGTTAATCCCAGTTCCTGTTAGTTTCCACCACGGCTCCGGGGAGGTGAGGCGTGCGTCCTCGCCCTCCCGTCGAGCACAGCTACGCGCTATGCCACTTAGGGCCGGCGCCTAACAATAGAAAATCAATTTATCTCAATTTGTTGCACAATCCATCTATAGCTTCAATTCTATTCTAAGCTATCTAATCTTCCCAACGCCAATCAGCTGCTGCATTACAATGGATTACATTATTGCTTTGCGAATAATATGAGAAGAACCAAAGAAAACATGATGGATTGGTGCAAGATCAAAGGACTGGCATAGCTGTCCACTTCTCTTATTCTTGTAGGCTTTAGCTGGTGCAATGGTTTCAGTAGCAAAACTAGGCTATGATAGGCTGATGCCTGCCTTAACACGCCAAGACTCCAGGTGCACACAACATAGTAGATCAGAACAAAGGATGCCTGCATTGGTGCCATCCTCCAGGAGGAGAAATGGCACCACTGGCAACCAGTTTGGCTGATCGTTGTTCGTTGCCTACCTTGAGTTCACCGTTTAAATTATATTTGACATGTTCTTTACGGAAGTGAAAATTTAGTTGATTATCTGTTTACCAAATAGGCATATATTAGTTCTATAATTTGGTTGTTTGTGAACAAGAATTCTGTTGCAAGTTATAGCTGAAGATTGGTAactctataaaaaaattaattatcatgACATAATAGACATTAACTCTgaacatattaaattatcatgACATCCCCACGATGTGCAACAGAATTTAActtgatataaaaaaaatgatgttacATTGTTTTCTAATTTGCATTCAGTAATGCCTATGATATTTTACAAATGTAACTGACTTGTCCTTCAGATGCTTCTCATGTTCTAC encodes the following:
- the LOC4327012 gene encoding uncharacterized protein, with product MSAAPAASGWLRPSATARLCEAGFFTDYANPATTRICIGRRRSGAPRNIAGLQVASSNLGRCKIAHVKSGDADGYPTTEDLSIDEETLQRNLQTAIQEEDYSRAAKIRDDLRILHEDTKASLLAANTRFYNAFKNGDLAAMYSLWAKGDHVYVIHPAAGRISGYDVVMQSWEMVCGADYEFPLNIDLKNVEVHVHGDLGYVTCLEVVKTKGRTWGKQVATNVFEKVDGTWRMCVHHASHIEE
- the LOC107276038 gene encoding trans-resveratrol di-O-methyltransferase, with protein sequence MDASRNSDLAADELLRAQAELWNHIFAYTKSMSLRCAVELGIPDAVHRRGGAVTVPELVAELALPRSREPFLRRLMRLLAHGGIFDAAAGAEDAYGLTAVSRLLVSAPGGAGQGLSPFARAMLHPIIVSPSISLASWFRAAAADDDDEGADAPRVPFAAVHGGRELWAVAKDDPGFGAAFNDAMACDGRFVMDVLLHGHHHGGAQLFRGITSLVDVGGGSGGAARASAAAFPHVRCTVLELPQVVATVPPGDGGVEFVAGDMFDHVPKADAVLLKWILHGWGDEECVRILRRCREAVPAREDGRRVIVMDLVVGSSSSLGDGARDTETQLLWDVMMMGVVGSPERDEREFCKIFHDAGFSGYKILHVLGIRRPRTCVWDVEETGNHWIQEVACSEALLSLRKAEKGIGAGFLEDAATSIPLRHGRAALLVLWHSI